From one Helicoverpa zea isolate HzStark_Cry1AcR chromosome 10, ilHelZeax1.1, whole genome shotgun sequence genomic stretch:
- the LOC124633890 gene encoding protein D2-like isoform X1, which translates to MIKCYLALAFVWRVVHGTASQCSLTEVKSLMEGCDRLTGLNITSVGGTIVNDHNCDVLLPKQVFMEEPLFQYPLADSKKFYTLIMVDPDAPPQLDGEFYLHMVKSNIPGLALKAKESSKTVGIDYRGYKPPAPPRGTGPHRYVILLYEQADGNNFLPTVPSTRHRFTLAKWLVGKNLCGPVAGIEFKTEF; encoded by the exons ATGATTAAATGCTATCTAGCTTTAGCTTTTGTATGGAGGGTGGTGCACGGAACCGCTTCCCAGTGTTCTCTGACTGAAGTAAAGAGTCTTATGGAAGGGTGTGATCGTCTTACGGGGTTAAACATCACCAGTGTTGGAGGCACCATCGTCAACGACCATAACTGCGATGTCCTTCTTCCAAAACAAGTATTCATGGAAGAGCCGTTATTCCAGTATCCTTTGGCAGATTCA AAAAAATTCTACACTTTAATTATGGTTGACCCGGATGCACCGCCGCAGTTGGACGGTGAATTTTATCTGCACATGGTGAAATCTAACATACCA GGATTAGCGCTGAAAGCTAAGGAAAGTAGTAAAACCGTTGGCATAGATTATAGGG ggtacaaaccaCCAGCGCCACCTCGCGGCACGGGGCCACATCGCTACGTTATCCTACTCTACGAACAGGCCGATGGAAACAACTTCTTGCCCACTGTGCCTTCCACGCGACACCGATTCACTCTCGCTAAATGGCTCGTCGGTAAAAACCTCTGTGGACCCGTTGCGGGAATTGAATTCAAGACCGAATTCTAG
- the LOC124633890 gene encoding protein D2-like isoform X2, producing MEGCDRLTGLNITSVGGTIVNDHNCDVLLPKQVFMEEPLFQYPLADSKKFYTLIMVDPDAPPQLDGEFYLHMVKSNIPGLALKAKESSKTVGIDYRGYKPPAPPRGTGPHRYVILLYEQADGNNFLPTVPSTRHRFTLAKWLVGKNLCGPVAGIEFKTEF from the exons ATGGAAGGGTGTGATCGTCTTACGGGGTTAAACATCACCAGTGTTGGAGGCACCATCGTCAACGACCATAACTGCGATGTCCTTCTTCCAAAACAAGTATTCATGGAAGAGCCGTTATTCCAGTATCCTTTGGCAGATTCA AAAAAATTCTACACTTTAATTATGGTTGACCCGGATGCACCGCCGCAGTTGGACGGTGAATTTTATCTGCACATGGTGAAATCTAACATACCA GGATTAGCGCTGAAAGCTAAGGAAAGTAGTAAAACCGTTGGCATAGATTATAGGG ggtacaaaccaCCAGCGCCACCTCGCGGCACGGGGCCACATCGCTACGTTATCCTACTCTACGAACAGGCCGATGGAAACAACTTCTTGCCCACTGTGCCTTCCACGCGACACCGATTCACTCTCGCTAAATGGCTCGTCGGTAAAAACCTCTGTGGACCCGTTGCGGGAATTGAATTCAAGACCGAATTCTAG
- the LOC124633823 gene encoding nuclear receptor-binding factor 2-like has translation MESHPLNLAHQQHRRAEAHLINNRYDEAMQCHHNAAELLLDAMKSTTSSVALESITLQHSYHLKQKDLIKNKKEQYERVKKAMDNIKGLGKDPTYNIQANDSSKVQVAIYRTINEADSLLYTLINRNAEQGQVKDAVIKTDVVDGKKNEKGQETVIEELQILNQNLHSLVEQLVMQAEVLKDENMTLKERVNYLEKERVKYLNLPSTQNDLLQRNFSNIIIGNEGVQNDFIQKMPTSKEPQLGRPINVADRAALPHFDLSALKDL, from the exons ATGGAATCACATCCACTTAATCTG GCCCATCAACAACACCGTCGTGCTGAGGCGCACCTGATAAACAATAGGTATGACGAGGCGATGCAGTGCCATCACAATGCTGCTGAACTATTACTGGACGCTATGAAGTCCACGACGTCGTCAGTCGCACTTGAATCTATCACATTGCAACACAGTTATCATCTCAAACAAAAAGATCTCATCAAGAACAAAAAGGAACAATACGAACGAGTCAAAAAAGCAATGGACAATATCAAAGGTTTGGGGAAAGATCCCACCTACAATATTCAAGCAAATGATAGTTCTAAAGTCCAAGTCGCTATTTATAGAACAATAAATGAAGCAGATTCTTTGTTATACACTTTAATCAATAGAAATGCTGAACAAGGCCAAGTGAAAGACGCAGTTATTAAAACTGATGTTGTTGATGGTAAGAAGAATGAAAAGGGTCAGGAAACTGTTATAGAGGAGTTGCAAATACTGAATCAGAACCTACATTCTCTTGTGGAACAGTTAGTAATGCAAGCAGAAGTACTTAAGGATGAAAACATGACCTTAAAAGAGAGGgtaaattatttagaaaaagaAAGGGTCAAGTATTTGAATCTTCCGTCTACTCAGAATGATTTATTACAAAGGAACTTTTCCAATATCATTATAGGAAATGAAGGTGTTCAAAatgattttattcaaaaaatgcCTACATCTAAAGAACCTCAGCTGGGCAGACCTATCAATGTAGCGGACAGAGCGGCTCTGCCTCATTTTGACTTGAGTGCACTGAAAGATTTATAA
- the LOC124633822 gene encoding transmembrane protein 127-like, with the protein MGCLSWIRGFKMPFPFKDKELNKIAALFNVSTFLLTCAALVQPSWFRIKGLHCTQSLSLAQFFSFDNDDDDDSRQSIEYDPRSDYNGLPPCTTPETITLMRVLILLCFMVLLCSCIGTLINLTSLNSRAIKMLRRNAIPSIMCVFWVIAIVGVCYYTTVVLGNANNSDPNTIQVDYEYGFYTITGAGALALLASAANLWGAPLSSDEDVQRRNLMEDWDGYEAHSVGPTPAVPTLPPYTPSADYVPTIHPPYAPPVLGTQQYFPFDDLSVLPPPPPYSP; encoded by the exons ATGGGGTGTTTATCGTGGATCCGAG GGTTCAAAATGCCTTTTCCTTTTAAAGATAAGGAATTGAACAAAATAGCAGCACTGTTCAATGTGTCCACATTTCTCCTGACTTGTGCTGCTCTTGTTCAGCCCAGTTGGTTCAGGATCAAAGGCCTGCACTGTACACAGAGCCTGTCTTTAGCACAATTTTTCTCatttgataatgatgatgatgacgatagtCGCCAGAGTATTGAGTATGATCCTAGATCTGACTATAATG GTTTACCTCCATGCACAACACCAGAGACTATAACACTTATGAGAGTTCTAATATTACTATGCTTTATGGTGCTATTGTGCTCATGTATTGGTACCCTGATCAACCTCACAAGCCTCAACAGTAGAGCCATCAAAATGTTGAGAAGGAATGCCATTCCAAGCATAATGTGTGTATTTTGGGTCATAGCTATTGTCGGAGTATGTTACTACACAACTGTTGTGCTTGGAAATGCAAACAACAGTGATCCAAATACAATACAAGTGGATTATGAGTATGGATTCTATACTATTACAGGGGCTG GTGCGCTGGCCTTGTTAGCATCTGCTGCCAACCTTTGGGGTGCTCCTTTATCTAGTGATGAAGATGTTCAAAGGCGAAATTTAATGGAAGACTGGGATGGATATGAGGCACACAGTGTAGGCCCCACGCCTGCCGTGCCCACTTTACCACCGTACACACCTAGTGCCGACTATGTGCCCACCATACACCCACCGTACGCACCACCAGTACTCGGAACACAACAATATTTCCCATTTGATGACCTGTCCGTTCTTCCACCGCCTCCCCCTTATTCTCCTTAA